The following proteins come from a genomic window of Pseudomonadota bacterium:
- a CDS encoding AbrB family transcriptional regulator, with product MDLGAGDAIAFDIEGDQVRLRKARPVDLAFAQALQATLEEWSSEADEEAWRGL from the coding sequence TTGGATCTCGGGGCGGGCGATGCCATCGCATTCGACATTGAAGGCGACCAGGTCCGACTGCGCAAGGCTCGACCCGTCGACCTCGCTTTCGCGCAGGCGCTTCAAGCCACGCTCGAAGAATGGTCGTCGGAGGCGGACGAGGAAGCTTGGCGTGGGCTGTGA